In a single window of the Zea mays cultivar B73 chromosome 5, Zm-B73-REFERENCE-NAM-5.0, whole genome shotgun sequence genome:
- the LOC732744 gene encoding sialyltransferase like protein isoform X1 has product MPPRAAPALRVLPLALAAAIFSGLTAILFYLSGVSSSHSGSRLSEADLAALAALRGGFSKCVDANGLGLKAVTGEDYCRVVIQYPSDTVSKWVRNSTTVLTKEYIDALPNGWEEYAWRRINKGILLNKCQNRSLCMEKLSLVLPETSPYVPRHFGRCAVVGNSGDLLKTKFGDEIDSYDAVFRENGAPTQNYTEYVGRKSTFRLLNRGSAKALDKVVELDETKKEALIVKTTIHDIMNQMIRELPITNPVYLMLGTSFGSSAKGTGLKALEFALSICDSVDMYGFTVDPGYKEWTRYFSEVRKGHTPLHGRAYYQMMECLGLVKIHSPMRGDPGRTVRWLPTKATIEAARVASEKLLKRPGAGSDDPLGTCTMIKKRRKGKAPNRSGLRDAAMKHLEDMKGAARYPLERNAGGGYLCMINDR; this is encoded by the exons ATGCCACCTAGGGCTGCTCCGGCGCTGCGGGTGCTCCCGCTCGCGCTCGCAGCGGCCATCTTCTCGGGGCTCACCGCCATCCTCTTCTACCTCTCCGGCGTCTCCTCCTCAC ATAGCGGCTCTCGGCTCTCGGAGGCGGACCTGGCGGCGCTCGCCGCGCTGCGGGGTGGCTTCAGCAAGTGCGTG GATGCAAATGGGCTAGGACTGAAAGCCGTGACCGGGGAGGACTACTGTCGTGTTGTGATACAATACCCAAGTGACACAGTTTCTAAGTGG GTCCGGAACAGTACAACAGTACTCACAAAGGAGTACATTGATGCTTTGCCAAATGGCTGGGAGGAATATGCATGGAGAAGAATCAACAAAGGAATCCTTCT GAATAAGTGCCAGAACAGAAGCCTCTGCATGGAAAAGCTCTCACTAGTTCTACCTGAGACATCACCATACGTTCCTCGCCACTTTGGTCGATGTGCTGTTGTTGGGAACTCAGGTGATCTTCTCAAAACTAAATTTGGGGATGAAATTGATTCTTATGATGCTGTCTTCAGAGAAAATGGTGCACCCACCCAG AATTACACTGAATATGTTGGTAGAAAGAGTACATTTCGCCTTCTGAATAGAGGATCCGCAAAGGCACTAGATAAAGTTGTTGAGTTAGATG AAACAAAAAAAGAGGCACTGATCGTTAAGACGACAATACATGATATCATGAACCAAATGATTCGG GAACTTCCAATAACCAATCCAGTATACCTCATGCTAGGCACATCATTTGGTTCCTCAGCTAAAGGAACCGGGCTTAAAGCTCTTGAATTTGCCCTCTCCATCTGTGACAGTGTTGATATGTATGGCTTCACCGTAGACCCAGGTTACAAGGAATG GACAAGGTACTTCTCAGAGGTAAGAAAGGGACACACTCCACTACATGGTAGAGCATATTATCAGATGATGGAATGTCTTGGT CTGGTGAAAATCCATTCACCGATGCGAGGAGATCCTGGCAGGACAGTGAGGTGGCTGCCTACCAAGGCTACCATCGAGGCTGCTAGAGTTGCTTCCGAGAAGTTGTTGAA GAGACCTGGTGCTGGAAGTGATGATCCTCTGGGGACTTGCACCATGATAAAGAAGCGCAGGAAAGGGAAGGCGCCAAACAGATCTGGTCTACGAGATGCTGCCATGAAGCACCTCGAGGACATGAAAGGTGCCGCTAGGTATCCCTTGGAGCGGAATGCAGGGGGTGGTTACCTCTGCATGATCAATGATAGATAG
- the LOC732744 gene encoding sialyltransferase like protein produces the protein MPPRAAPALRVLPLALAAAIFSGLTAILFYLSGVSSSHSGSRLSEADLAALAALRGGFSKCVDANGLGLKAVTGEDYCRVVIQYPSDTVSKWRDPITHKAESLSFEFNLCEAVASWEHVRNSTTVLTKEYIDALPNGWEEYAWRRINKGILLNKCQNRSLCMEKLSLVLPETSPYVPRHFGRCAVVGNSGDLLKTKFGDEIDSYDAVFRENGAPTQNYTEYVGRKSTFRLLNRGSAKALDKVVELDETKKEALIVKTTIHDIMNQMIRELPITNPVYLMLGTSFGSSAKGTGLKALEFALSICDSVDMYGFTVDPGYKEWTRYFSEVRKGHTPLHGRAYYQMMECLGLVKIHSPMRGDPGRTVRWLPTKATIEAARVASEKLLKRPGAGSDDPLGTCTMIKKRRKGKAPNRSGLRDAAMKHLEDMKGAARYPLERNAGGGYLCMINDR, from the exons ATGCCACCTAGGGCTGCTCCGGCGCTGCGGGTGCTCCCGCTCGCGCTCGCAGCGGCCATCTTCTCGGGGCTCACCGCCATCCTCTTCTACCTCTCCGGCGTCTCCTCCTCAC ATAGCGGCTCTCGGCTCTCGGAGGCGGACCTGGCGGCGCTCGCCGCGCTGCGGGGTGGCTTCAGCAAGTGCGTG GATGCAAATGGGCTAGGACTGAAAGCCGTGACCGGGGAGGACTACTGTCGTGTTGTGATACAATACCCAAGTGACACAGTTTCTAAGTGG AGAGATCCAATCACCCATAAGGCTGAAAGTCTGTCGTTTGAGTTCAATCTGTGTGAAGCTGTGGCCTCATGGGAGCAC GTCCGGAACAGTACAACAGTACTCACAAAGGAGTACATTGATGCTTTGCCAAATGGCTGGGAGGAATATGCATGGAGAAGAATCAACAAAGGAATCCTTCT GAATAAGTGCCAGAACAGAAGCCTCTGCATGGAAAAGCTCTCACTAGTTCTACCTGAGACATCACCATACGTTCCTCGCCACTTTGGTCGATGTGCTGTTGTTGGGAACTCAGGTGATCTTCTCAAAACTAAATTTGGGGATGAAATTGATTCTTATGATGCTGTCTTCAGAGAAAATGGTGCACCCACCCAG AATTACACTGAATATGTTGGTAGAAAGAGTACATTTCGCCTTCTGAATAGAGGATCCGCAAAGGCACTAGATAAAGTTGTTGAGTTAGATG AAACAAAAAAAGAGGCACTGATCGTTAAGACGACAATACATGATATCATGAACCAAATGATTCGG GAACTTCCAATAACCAATCCAGTATACCTCATGCTAGGCACATCATTTGGTTCCTCAGCTAAAGGAACCGGGCTTAAAGCTCTTGAATTTGCCCTCTCCATCTGTGACAGTGTTGATATGTATGGCTTCACCGTAGACCCAGGTTACAAGGAATG GACAAGGTACTTCTCAGAGGTAAGAAAGGGACACACTCCACTACATGGTAGAGCATATTATCAGATGATGGAATGTCTTGGT CTGGTGAAAATCCATTCACCGATGCGAGGAGATCCTGGCAGGACAGTGAGGTGGCTGCCTACCAAGGCTACCATCGAGGCTGCTAGAGTTGCTTCCGAGAAGTTGTTGAA GAGACCTGGTGCTGGAAGTGATGATCCTCTGGGGACTTGCACCATGATAAAGAAGCGCAGGAAAGGGAAGGCGCCAAACAGATCTGGTCTACGAGATGCTGCCATGAAGCACCTCGAGGACATGAAAGGTGCCGCTAGGTATCCCTTGGAGCGGAATGCAGGGGGTGGTTACCTCTGCATGATCAATGATAGATAG